In the Daphnia pulicaria isolate SC F1-1A chromosome 2, SC_F0-13Bv2, whole genome shotgun sequence genome, one interval contains:
- the LOC124326550 gene encoding uncharacterized protein LOC124326550 produces the protein MNQKLISLCLLSTAMIFIATSAEASPTVMEIPGNIDKRLTDPRCATCSDDCPPYCGPITTPYPVTEPPCHDCHDTCPPYHKPPPKTKFPNLPSITYSTNCDFCEHDLYKLTCVATPFDCAARCAVDLRCSHFTYITNLKGGTCILKKAFGSGGAWASPVPSPSHYVCGYIPKRALIDIFLNICVGLSITGSSHN, from the exons atgaatcaG aaattgattTCGCTGTGTCTGTTGTCTACTGCTATGATTTTCATCGCCACTTCAGCAGAAGCCTCACCAACGGTAATGGAAATCCCTGGGAACATCGACAAGCGTCTGACTGATCCTCGTTGCGCCACTTGCTCCGATGACTGTCCACCCTATTGTGGGCCGATCACAACTCCTTATCCCGTCACCGAACCCCCGTGTCACGATTGCCATGACACCTGCCCACCTTATCACAAACCACCGCCAAAGACCAAATTCCCCAACCTTCCGTCCATCACCTACAGCACCAACTGCGATTTCTGCGAACACGATCTTTACAAGCTCACCTGCGTCGCGACGCCGTTTGATTGCGCCGCCCGTTGCGCTGTTGATTTGAGATGCAGCCACTTTACTTACATCACCAATCTCAAAGGAGGAACTTGCATCTTGAAAAAAGCTTTCGGTTCCGGCGGCGCCTGGGCGTCGCCCGTTCCGTCGCCGTCGCATTACGTCTGCGGTTACATCCCCAAACGGGCCCTGATTGACATTTTCCTCAATATTTGCGTTGGATTGAGCATTACCGGTTCTAGTCataattaa
- the LOC124326593 gene encoding late cornified envelope-like proline-rich protein 1 isoform X1 — MKGLSILALMIVGIACVVAQEESNDQGVVLDFAADETAMADDRNTPVNCRNCHPNCPPSCPRKPHYNHHHHPYHCPTCPPRPTCPTCPPPITCPTCPPPITCPPPRTCPPYHCPTCPTCPTNPTCPTCPPKPPCPTVCPPKPCLNPHPILIGVCLDLDIGIGK, encoded by the exons atgaag GGACTATCAATCTTGGCTCTGATGATCGTTGGCATCGCCTGTGTGGTGGCCCAAGAAGAATCAAATGAC CAGGGGGTGGTGTTGGACTTTGCAGCGGATGAAACGGCCATGGCCGACGATAGAAATACCCCTGTCAACTGCCGGAATTGTCACCCCAATTGCCCTCCCAGTTGTCCTAGGAAACCTCATTACAATCACCACCATCATCCTTACCACTGCCCTACCTGCCCACCCAGACCCACTTGCCCCACCTGCCCACCTCCAATTACCTGCCCCACCTGTCCACCTCCAATTACCTGCCCACCCCCACGCACTTGCCCTCCTTACCATTGCCCAACTTGCCCAACTTGCCCAACAAATCCCACTTGCCCAACTTGTCCTCCCAAGCCTCCTTGCCCCACAGTCTGTCCCCCTAAGCCCTGCCTCAATCCTCACCCCATTCTGATCGGAGTCTGCCTGGATTTGGATATCGGCATCGGCAAGTAA
- the LOC124326593 gene encoding late cornified envelope-like proline-rich protein 1 isoform X2 — MKGLSILALMIVGIACVVAQEESNDGVVLDFAADETAMADDRNTPVNCRNCHPNCPPSCPRKPHYNHHHHPYHCPTCPPRPTCPTCPPPITCPTCPPPITCPPPRTCPPYHCPTCPTCPTNPTCPTCPPKPPCPTVCPPKPCLNPHPILIGVCLDLDIGIGK; from the exons atgaag GGACTATCAATCTTGGCTCTGATGATCGTTGGCATCGCCTGTGTGGTGGCCCAAGAAGAATCAAATGAC GGGGTGGTGTTGGACTTTGCAGCGGATGAAACGGCCATGGCCGACGATAGAAATACCCCTGTCAACTGCCGGAATTGTCACCCCAATTGCCCTCCCAGTTGTCCTAGGAAACCTCATTACAATCACCACCATCATCCTTACCACTGCCCTACCTGCCCACCCAGACCCACTTGCCCCACCTGCCCACCTCCAATTACCTGCCCCACCTGTCCACCTCCAATTACCTGCCCACCCCCACGCACTTGCCCTCCTTACCATTGCCCAACTTGCCCAACTTGCCCAACAAATCCCACTTGCCCAACTTGTCCTCCCAAGCCTCCTTGCCCCACAGTCTGTCCCCCTAAGCCCTGCCTCAATCCTCACCCCATTCTGATCGGAGTCTGCCTGGATTTGGATATCGGCATCGGCAAGTAA
- the LOC124326428 gene encoding angiopoietin-1-like, translating into MKYTILLLLAFVMGCTAQRAMYPHSAGRFPNTQTVGDQFQCEKELQKMSQRLNDTNDAIETLKKQLKVENEQLKRELAEIKKNSGGNVSQFKKQLDGQSQVQESLSLSVDQLSKVFTTKYEGMLNQMAADTNQLYFDLQRRLSETDMTLKETVNKFEEFKTKFEEIQTGQNSGKIDLVSGKLGERNSAIENLRTDFEKTKQNLTDTNSALKQLQEDFRVRGLPKSIGKMPTSCADLKQIGYLKSGVYSVMGGKNVLNVYCDFTVDDKKMEKLIGPPSN; encoded by the exons ATGAAGTACACG atcCTTTTACTGTTGGCATTTGTTATGGGATGCACCGCCCAGAGAGCCATGTACCCGCACAGTGCTGGTCGATTCCCCAACACACAGACTGTCGGCGATCAATTTCAATGTGAAAAGGAGTTGCAAA AGATGAGCCAGCGGTTGAATGACACGAATGACGCGATTGAAACGTTGAAAAAGCAGCTGAAGGTCGAGAATGAGCAACTcaaaagagaattggccgaaataaaaaaaaattctggggGAAATGtttcacaatttaaaaagcaatTGGACG GTCAGTCTCAAGTGCAGGAATCGCTCTCGTTGAGCGTTGACCAATTGAGTAAAG TATTTACTACTAAATATGAGGGTATGTTGAACCAAATGGCGGCAGATACCAATCAACTATATTTTGACTTACAGAGAAGATTGTCCG AAACCGATATGACATTAAAGGAGACCGTGAATAAATTTGAAGAATTTAAGACCAAGTTTGAAG AGATTCAAACTGGCCAAAATTCAGGCAAAATTGATTTAGTATCTGGAAAATTGGGGGAAAGAAATTCAGCCATCGAAAATTTGAGGACAGATTTCGAAA AAACTAAGCAAAACTTGACGGACACAAATTCAGCCCTTAAACAATTGCAAGAAGATTTCCGAG TTAGAGGACTTCCCAAATCCATCGGTAAAATGCCAACATCCTGTGCGGATCTCAAACAAATCGGATATTTAAAAAGCGGAGTGTACTccgtcatgggcggaaaaaatgtCCTGAACGTCTACTGCGATTTCACGGTCGACGACAAAA AAATGGAGAAGCTGATCGGACCACCgtcaaattga